The bacterium sequence AATGGTTACTGTTACGGCTAACGGTCAAAAAGAGATTACTGAAATTAAAATTGAACCTGAAATAATAAAGGCTGACGAAAAAGAGATGTTAGAAGATTTAATTCAAGCGGCCGTGAACGAAGCTTTAAGTCGAGTAAATGAAATGACTAATGAAGAGATGAAAAAGATTACTGGTGGTTTAAATATTCCAGGCTTAGGTGGATTATTTTAAGG is a genomic window containing:
- a CDS encoding YbaB/EbfC family nucleoid-associated protein, producing MKNFGEIIKQAQKVGAKMSQVQEELAKLTVTVTSGGGMVTVTANGQKEITEIKIEPEIIKADEKEMLEDLIQAAVNEALSRVNEMTNEEMKKITGGLNIPGLGGLF